One part of the Sphingobacterium sp. LZ7M1 genome encodes these proteins:
- a CDS encoding dipeptidase, translating to MKKKFLLTFLLGGSIFASMGQDYKQIHQDLIVVDGHNDVIVESILPGKDIGKRIKTGHTDLPRLKEGGVDVQVFAVWSDDKKWKKNAYKHANDQIDALEKLIANNPDKIELAKSSTDIERINREGKIVALIGIEGGNMIEERLDYLEALYDRGARYLTLTWNYNLPWVTAAAMEVKTKDKKGKGLTEHGKEIISKMNDLGMMVDLSHAGEQTFYDVLSITSKPVLVSHSNAAALTPHYRNLKDAQLEALKKNGGVVGVNFYSEFLDSNYPKRVKKLYYKTHKKDSTNKELSIGKMYGSLSPKLKHEANAPFENVLKHIDHLVAKAGIDHVAIGSDFDGIESPPQELEDVTKFPVLTKALLERGYSKEDVAKIMGLNFLRVLKENEK from the coding sequence ATGAAAAAGAAGTTTTTATTGACCTTCCTTCTCGGGGGTTCTATTTTTGCCAGTATGGGGCAGGATTATAAACAGATACATCAAGACCTGATCGTTGTGGATGGGCACAATGATGTGATCGTCGAAAGCATATTGCCTGGCAAGGACATCGGCAAAAGAATAAAAACCGGTCATACCGATCTACCCAGACTGAAAGAAGGTGGAGTGGATGTTCAGGTATTTGCCGTTTGGTCCGATGACAAGAAATGGAAGAAGAATGCCTACAAACATGCGAACGACCAAATTGATGCCTTAGAGAAATTGATTGCCAACAATCCGGATAAGATCGAACTGGCAAAGAGTTCTACAGATATAGAACGCATCAACAGAGAGGGAAAGATCGTTGCATTGATTGGAATAGAAGGCGGCAATATGATTGAGGAACGCCTTGATTATCTGGAGGCACTTTACGATCGTGGAGCCCGCTATCTGACCCTTACCTGGAACTACAACCTTCCTTGGGTGACGGCAGCTGCCATGGAAGTGAAGACCAAGGACAAAAAAGGAAAAGGCTTGACGGAACATGGCAAGGAAATTATCAGTAAGATGAACGACCTCGGTATGATGGTCGACCTTTCCCATGCCGGTGAACAAACATTTTATGATGTTTTGAGTATCACAAGCAAACCAGTATTGGTCTCCCACAGCAATGCAGCAGCATTGACGCCACATTATCGCAACCTGAAAGATGCGCAATTGGAAGCCCTGAAGAAAAATGGTGGTGTAGTAGGTGTCAATTTTTATTCTGAATTTCTTGATTCCAACTACCCGAAGAGAGTAAAAAAACTCTATTACAAAACCCACAAAAAAGACAGTACAAACAAGGAATTATCTATAGGCAAGATGTATGGTTCCCTTTCGCCAAAGCTAAAGCATGAAGCTAATGCCCCTTTTGAAAATGTACTTAAGCACATAGACCATCTGGTCGCAAAGGCGGGCATCGACCATGTAGCCATAGGATCCGACTTTGATGGCATTGAATCTCCGCCTCAGGAACTAGAAGATGTCACCAAATTCCCGGTCCTCACAAAAGCATTGCTGGAAAGAGGCTACAGCAAGGAAGATGTCGCTAAGATCATGGGATTGAACTTCCTGAGAGTCCTTAAGGAGAATGAGAAATAG
- a CDS encoding serine hydrolase, with product MIRFLNLLTIFLLCGYSISQAQYKQVISNQTVLLNNQKNILPFKRLDERRIAVISTDSVKYAPFIQQLQRYGEVKSFGFDQYDEHTKYYNTIIVAGTEDEFRPDQLAMVIQSAVNRKDVILCKFGKDINYINIGLSSANLSRFASILTAPSLDEGAQENAAMSIFGGLGITAGTNKTTQTRLQYSKGRQSGLDIAKMTNQIDAIAKDAVEQHAAPGMMVMAIKDGQVIFEKAYGYHTYEKKQANSIYDIYDLASISKIAGTTPVVMHLQENNIINLDSTMGHYLWQAKQSNKANITLRTVLLHEAGFTPFIPFYRNLKPGDLQRTKDDSHQVKVADNAYLKNNYYRDVMWPEMLNSPVKPIGNYVYSDISMYVMKEVSEHETSTPMQDYVQDILYRPIGMKTAGYLPRDRFNKDQFIPTQQDTAFRKVLLQGYVHDEGAAMAGGVAGHAGLFASANDLAIYGQLLLNRGEYGGVRYYKPETIDLFTSKQSKTSRRGLGFDRYDPKKVADYPSKLANPSVYGHTGYTGTCIWVDPNNQLIYIFLSNRVHPQVSTKIYDLNVRSRIQDVIYETIFNAK from the coding sequence ATGATTCGCTTTTTAAACCTCCTTACAATATTCCTGTTATGCGGGTATTCCATTAGTCAAGCTCAGTATAAACAGGTCATCAGCAATCAAACGGTTCTTCTGAACAACCAAAAGAACATCCTGCCCTTCAAGCGTTTGGATGAACGCAGAATAGCGGTCATCAGTACGGACAGTGTAAAATATGCACCCTTTATTCAGCAATTACAGCGATATGGTGAAGTAAAGAGCTTTGGTTTTGACCAATATGATGAACATACGAAATACTACAATACTATTATCGTTGCTGGTACGGAAGACGAGTTTAGACCGGATCAATTGGCGATGGTCATTCAATCTGCCGTAAATCGAAAGGATGTCATTCTCTGTAAATTCGGGAAGGATATCAATTACATCAATATAGGCTTGTCTTCTGCCAACCTAAGCCGATTTGCCAGCATCTTAACAGCACCTAGCTTAGATGAAGGTGCCCAGGAGAATGCGGCAATGTCCATCTTCGGTGGGTTAGGTATCACTGCCGGAACGAATAAAACAACGCAAACCCGACTACAGTACAGCAAAGGCAGACAGTCAGGCCTGGACATCGCCAAAATGACCAATCAGATCGATGCCATTGCGAAGGATGCTGTTGAGCAGCATGCCGCTCCGGGGATGATGGTCATGGCCATAAAAGATGGTCAGGTAATCTTTGAAAAGGCGTATGGCTACCATACCTACGAAAAGAAGCAGGCCAATAGCATTTATGATATCTATGACTTAGCATCCATCAGTAAAATTGCCGGCACGACGCCTGTTGTGATGCACTTACAGGAAAACAACATCATCAATCTGGATAGCACCATGGGACATTACCTATGGCAAGCGAAACAGAGCAATAAAGCCAATATTACCCTCAGGACCGTACTTTTACATGAGGCTGGTTTTACTCCTTTTATCCCGTTCTACAGGAACCTGAAACCTGGTGACCTTCAACGCACAAAAGATGATTCCCATCAAGTCAAGGTCGCTGACAATGCCTATCTAAAGAATAATTACTACCGAGATGTTATGTGGCCAGAGATGTTGAATTCTCCGGTTAAGCCAATCGGAAACTATGTCTATTCAGACATCAGCATGTATGTAATGAAGGAAGTCTCTGAACATGAAACTTCCACTCCAATGCAGGACTATGTCCAAGATATTTTGTACAGGCCCATTGGGATGAAGACCGCGGGATATCTTCCGAGAGATCGTTTCAACAAGGACCAATTCATTCCTACCCAACAGGACACCGCCTTTCGGAAGGTCCTGTTGCAAGGATATGTGCATGATGAGGGTGCAGCCATGGCCGGTGGAGTGGCTGGACATGCGGGCCTGTTTGCTTCTGCAAATGACCTTGCTATCTACGGACAGCTATTGCTGAATCGAGGCGAATATGGGGGCGTGAGGTATTATAAACCGGAGACCATCGATCTTTTCACCTCCAAACAGTCGAAAACAAGTCGCAGAGGTTTGGGTTTCGACCGATATGACCCTAAGAAAGTCGCAGACTACCCTTCTAAATTGGCAAATCCATCTGTATATGGCCATACCGGTTATACAGGGACTTGTATATGGGTAGATCCGAATAACCAATTGATTTATATATTTTTGTCAAATAGAGTACATCCGCAGGTATCTACAAAAATCTATGATCTGAACGTTAGGAGTCGTATACAGGATGTCATCTATGAAACCATTTTTAACGCTAAATAA